A genomic region of Papaver somniferum cultivar HN1 chromosome 7, ASM357369v1, whole genome shotgun sequence contains the following coding sequences:
- the LOC113295110 gene encoding uncharacterized protein LOC113295110, translated as MASSDDEEDLVVVVTTATTTLIAFYCQYFLEKTICHDSILSGASHVDEVLNGHDARCQDSFRMEKHVFLRLCDMLKEKELLRHSNGVRVEEKVAIFMLAVGHNERNSILQERFQHSGETISRHFNAVLDVIVALADDFLVPVGPDTPTEILENPRFYPYFKDCIGSIDGTQIPAMVGLDEQVPFWCRKGFISQNVLVACSFDLQFQYVLAGWEGSATDSRILDSALTRCDRLIVPEGKFYLADAGFANMPQFITPYHGVRYHLKEFGGNRPKCAKDVFNLRHASLRNAIERAIGILKRRFTILQLQPQYPFESQVKIVLACCILHNHIRRECINDLIFDDENLQNLLETDPRMQQDSECPTLGRNRQREVASELRTSIADAMWNDYQRRRRG; from the exons ATGGCGAGTTCTGACGATGAAGAAGATTTGGTAGTAGTTGTAACAACAGCCACAACAACACTAATTGCTTTTTATTgccaatattttttggagaaAACAATATGCCATGATTCAATTCTTAGTGGTGCATCTCATGTAGATGAAGTCTTAAATGGTCATGATGCACGATGTCAGGATAGTTTTCGTATGGAAAAACATGTTTTCTTAAGATTATGTGATATGTTGAAAGAAAAGGAGTTACTTCGTCATAGTAATGGAGTTCGTGTTGAAGAAAAAGTAGCAATTTTTATGCTTGCTGTTGGACATAATGAACGTAACAGTATACTTCAAGAGCGTTTTCAGCATTCAGGTGAGACAATTAGTAGACATTTTAATGCAGTCTTGGATGTTATTGTTGCATTGGCAGATGATTTTCTTGTACCAGTAGGGCCTGATACCCCCACTGAAATCTTAGAAAACCCAAGATTTTATCCATACTTCAAG GATTGTATAGGATCCATTGATGGAACACAAATACCAGCAATGGTTGGTCTCGACGAACAAGTCCCTTTTTGGTGCAGAAAAGGGTTCATTTCGCAAAATGTTTTAGTAGCTTGTTCCTTTGACTTACAGTTTCAGTATGTTCTAGCTGGCTGGGAAGGCTCGGCTACTGATTCACGCATACTAGATTCAGCTCTAACAAGATGTGATAGATTAATTGTGCCCGAAG GTAAATTTTATCTCGCTGATGCAGGATTCGCCAATATGCCGCAGTTTATTACTCCATATCATGGTGTCCGTTATCACTTGAAGGAATTTGGTGGAAATCGTCCAAAATGTGCAAAGGATGTATTCAATCTCCGACATGCATCGTTACGGAATGCAATTGAACGTGCTATCGGTATACTTAAAAGACGCTTCACTATTTTGCAACTGCAGCCTCAATATCCATTCGAATCACAAGTGAAAATTGTACTTGCATGTTGCATCCTTCATAACCACATCCGCAGAGAGTGCATTAATGACTTGATTTTCGATGATGAGAACTTACAAAACCTACTAGAAACCGATCCAAGAATGCAACAAGACAGTGAATGCCCTACACTTGGGAGAAATAGACAACGAGAAGTAGCTTCAGAACTTCGAACTTCAATCGCAGATGCAATGTGGAATGATTATCAGCGTCGCCGCCGCGGCTAA
- the LOC113295111 gene encoding L10-interacting MYB domain-containing protein-like translates to MESDQSSNPQTGRTTWTPPMDRLFIGLMEDQVQKGQLLDGQFSKYAWTHFVDNFKQSFGSSFTKDVLKNRMKTLKKNYVAVSTLRGQSGFVWDQSREIVIADDAVWDDYIKKHPDVKCRRTKTLAHFDELAIIFGDNRANGRYSRCRNDNTVQDDDDHDNENLDNTQSPDTPQEQNENGYKYKDEDLRTSDTQKRARASTGLNSRPFRKTKKSTGEGMVDAIQVMAAAVNNVSTKKEENKISSSLEASLVSALEDVPNLDDDTFVQALDLLEDEKKAKIFIALTGNRKRQWLLSKLNIPAYYPSNLSD, encoded by the exons ATGGAGAGTGATCAATCATCCAACCCCCAAACTGGAAGGACAACTTGGACTCCTCCCATGGATAGACTGTTCATAGGTCTAATGGAAGACCAAGTACAGAAAGGACAACTACTCGATGGTCAATTCAGCAAATATGCTTGGACACACTTTGTTGATAATTTCAAGCAGAGTTTTGGTTCTTCTTTTACCAAGGATGTGTTGAAAAATCGTATGAAAACTTTGAAGAAGAACTATGTTGCTGTGAGTACTCTTAGAGGTCAAAGTGGATTTGTATGGGATCAGTCGCGAGAAATTGTGATTGCTGATGATGCTGTATGGGATGATTATATCAAG AAGCATCCTGATGTAAAATGCCGGAGGACAAAGACCCTTGCTCACTTTGATGAGTTAGCTATTATATTTGGGGATAATAGGGCCAATGGAAGGTATAGCCGTTGTAGGAATGACAATACTGTGCAAGATGATGATGACCATGATAATGAAAATTTAGATAACACGCAATCTCCAGATACCCCTCAAGAACAGAATGAGAATGGATATAAATATAAGGATGAGGACTTGCGTACATCTGACACTCAAAAAAGGGCTCGAGCTTCAACAGGTCTGAATTCACGTCCTTTTAGAAAGACCAAAAAGAGTACAGGAGAAGGAATGGTAGATGCAATTCAGGTAATGGCAGCGGCTGTGAACAATGTTTCGactaagaaagaagaaaacaaaatttcatcatctttaGAGGCAAGTTTAGTGTCCGCACTCGAGGATGTACCAAATTTGGATGATGATACTTTTGTGCAGGCGCTAGATTTATTGGAAGATGAAAAGAAAGCTAAGATTTTCATTGCATTGACTGGGAACAGGAAACGACAGTGGTTGTTATCGAAGCTCAATATTCCCGCATATTATCCTTCCAATTTAAGTGACTAG